The genomic DNA TTTATGGATACGATCAACGATCGCTTAGTGATTGCCGGCCGGGAATTTACGTCTCGCCTCTGGGTGGGGACCGGTAAGTATAAAGACTTTGTCGAGACTAAGAAGGCTATCGAGGCGTCCGGTGCGGACGTGGTGACGGTGGCGGTTCGTCGCGTGAACATCACGGATCGGTCCAAGGAAAATCTCCTGGATTATCTCGACCCGAAAAAATACATCATTTTGCCGAACACCGCCGGTTGTTACACGGTGGAAGATGCCGTCCGGTATGCCCGGTTGGCTCGCGCGGCCGGCGTGTCCGATCTGGTCAAGCTGGAAGTCCTGGGCGATGAAAAGACTCTTTTCCCGGACACCGCGGGATTGATCGAGGCGGCCAAGATCCTCATCAAAGAAGGCTTCATCGTCCTGCCCTATACGAACGATGACCCGATCGTTGCCAAGAAGCTGGTGGATATCGGCTGTCCTGCGGTGATGCCGCTGGCTGCTCCGATCGGCTCGGGGCTCGGGATCCGTAATCCATACAATCTCAAGATCATCATGGAAACGGTCAAGGTGCCCATCATCGTGGACGCCGGAGTCGGAACGGCATCCGATGCCGCGCTGGCGATGGAGTACGGAGCGGATGCGGTGCTGATGAACACCGCTATTGCCGGCGCGCAGGACCCCATCGCGATGGCCGAGGCTATGAAGTATGGTGTCTGGGCCGGGCGACTGGCCTACAAGGCCGGGCGCATTCCGCGCAAGCTCTATGCGACAGCCAGTAGCCCGATCGAGGGCATGCTCTAATAGCCAGAGAACCGTCTTTGGTCGGTGTCGGCGAGCCGGGCTGAGTGCGTGTGTGAGTGGTGAACCGGTCCTGATCTCCCGGCATCTCACATTCAACTGGCATCATTCAGCATCCAGAATATTTCCCGAATGCCCTCCGTCGATTTCCGTCTGTATTTAGTGACTGATCGTCAACAGACCGCCGGACGTCCGCTGGTGTCGGTCGTCGGGCGGGCGGTGAGTGCCGGTGTGCGCGCGGTGCAGCTGCGTGAACGTGATCTTCCGATCCGAGAGCTGCTCTCTTTGGCGCTCGACCTGCAGCGCGAGTTGTCGGACATGCAGTTGTTCATCAATGACCGTGTGGATCTGGCGGTGGCACTGGGGTGCCGGGGGGCGCATTTGCGCGAGAGCAGTTTGCCGGCCCCGGTGGTGCGAACGCTGTTGCAGCCCTCGCAGCTGTTGGGTCTGTCCGTCCATTCCATCCAGGATGCGGTGGCGGCAGAACGGCACGGCGCGGATTTTGTGGTGTTGGGTCCGATTTACGACACGCCTTCGAAGCGGGAGTATGGGGCGCCGCTTGGCCTCCAGGTACTCGAACAGGCCGCGCGCGCGGTGAACATTCCAATTTTTGCCATCGGAGGGATGACTGCCTCGCGTACACGTGAGGTGCGGCAGGCGGGAGCATTCGGTGTGGCGGTGTTGTCCTCGATCTTGAGTGCGTCGAATGTCGAAGTAGCGACCGAGAAATTTCTTTCGGCGATCGAGCGCGGATCATGAAGAGGATTGCTGCAGAGGGCGTCTCACGCATCGACACACGTCACGATGTATCGCCGTCTGCTGCTGTTGACCACCCCATAGGCGGGTGATAGAATCCGAAACAGTGTTGATGACCGTCACTGACAGGGATTGTAAGCGATCCAAAGAGTGGGGCGATGGCCGAATCAAAAGGGAGTTCAGGCCGACTCCGGTCCTTCCGTGATTCCGTCAAGCGCCTGACCAAGTCACTTTCTGACGGAGATGGAGTCGTGACACACAAGAACGACGAACAGGCCCGCGAGGTGGAAAAGCTTCGCATCCAAATCCAGTCCATGGAGGAGGAGATTCGGCGGCTCTACCAGTCACGCTATCAGCTCGAACAAACGACGAAGCAGAACGAAAAGCTCGTCGCCACTCTTCAGGAAGCCAAATCTCAAATCGAAACGTTGCGGGCTGAAGTGGAGAAGTTGACCGCTCCGCCCTCGACCTACGGCATTTTCTCCAGCCTCGATACCGATGGCACGGGGAATGTCTACGTATCCGGCCGTAAGATGAAGGTCAGTCTTCATCCCTCCATCAAAGCGAAGTCTCTCCGCAAAGGGCAGGAGGTCATCCTCAACGAAGCGCTCAATGTCATCGAGGTGCGTGGGTTCGATGTGCAAGGGGAAGTCGTCCGTTTGAAGGATGTGCTGGAGGGGAATCGGGCGCTGGTGACGCTGCACTTCGATGAAGAAAAAGTCGCGGAGCTTGGCGAGCCATTGCTCAGTGAGCGCCTCAGCGTCGGCGATCATCTGTTATACGATCCGCGGTCCGGTTGCGTCATCGAAAAGCTGCCGAAATCGGAAGCCGAGGAGCTGGTGCTCGAAGAAGTCCCCGATGTGGACTACGAACATATCGGCGGACTCCAGAAAGAAATCGAGCAGGTGCGTGATGCGGTGGAGTTGCCTTTCCTGTATCCGCACATTTTTGCGAACTACAAACTCAGCGCCCCGAAGGGCGTGTTGCTCTATGGCCCGCCGGGTTGCGGCAAGACGTTGATCGCCAAGGCCGTGGCCAGTTCGATCGCCAAAAAACTGGGGCATCTCAAGGACAAACAACTGCGCAGCTACTTCCTCCATGTGAAGGGGCCTGAACTGTTGAATAAGTATGTCGGCGAGTCGGAGCGGCAGGTGCGCGAGGTGTTCAAAAAAGCCAAGGAACGCGCCGACGACGGTCATCCCGTGATTGTGTTTTTCGACGAGATGGACGCACTGTTCCGCACCCGCGGCACCGGCATCTCCTCGGACATTGAATCGACCATCGTGCCGCAGTTCCTCTCGGAGATCGACGGCGTAGAGCGTCTTACCAATGTCATCGTCATCGGGGCAAGCAACCGACAGGACTTGATCGATCCGGCCGTGCTCCGCGCGGGCCGTCTCGATGTGAAGGTGAAGGTCGGTCGTCCGGACGCCACGGCGGCCCGGGATATTTTCTCCAAGTACGTCTCGACCGATTTGCCGTTTGCCGAGGACGATCTGAAGCGGCATGGCGGGGATGCCCGGGCACTTGTGGATTCCCTCATGAACATGACCGTCGATGCCATGTATGCGACGACGGACGAAAACAAGTTCATTGAAGTGACGTATGCGAACGGCGAGAAGGAAGTGTTGTACTTCAAGGATTTCGCCAGCGGCGCGTTGATCGAGGGCATCGTGTCGCGTGCCAAGAAATTCGCCGTGAAGCGGGCGATTGCGCAAGAAGGAACCGGTCTGCGGGCCGAGGATCTGATCCGCGCGATCCGAGAGGAGTTCAAAGAGCACGAAGACTTGCCCAACACCACGAATCCGGATGATTGGGCAAAGGTCGCCGGCAAGAAAGGCGAGAAGATTGTCCACCTCCGGACGATCAGCGGCGGGCCTGCAGAGGCGCGCCAAATCGAAACGGTCAACACCGGTCACTACCTGTAGCGCGATATTTCATGAGCGACAATCCTACGCACAATCCGTCCCGTGTCATCGGCACGGAGACCGAATTCGGTATCGCCAGTCGTGACCCGAATGCGGCCGACCCGGTGGCCAACTCCATTCACCTCATCGGCTACTACCCGAATCTTCCGGCTCCGCATGCGGTGTGGGACTACGAGAACGAAAATCCCCTGCTGGATGCGCGCGGGTTTGAGGTCGATGGTGAGCGGGAACGGCCGGGACCTGATTACAATCGGCAACTCAATAAAGTCCTGGCGAACGGTGGTCGTCTCTATGTCGATGGCGCGCATCCTGAATATTCCACGCCGGAGTGCCTCAATGCGAGGGAAGTCGTGGCGTTCGAGCGCGTCGGTGAACGCATTGTCGCGCAGGCCCTGGAAGGGATTACCAAGGCGCGCGGGCGTGACCAGTTCGTGTTGTATAAGAATAATTCAGACGGTAAGGGCAACAGCTATGGGTACCACGAGAATTATCTCGTGTCGCGGGCGGTGCCATTTGAACGCATCACCCAGGTCCTCACGCCGTTCTTTGTGACGCGGTCGATTTATGCCGGGTCCGGCAAGGTCGGCGCGGAAAACCAGACCAGCCCCGTCGACTATCAGATTTCGCAGCGGGCGGATTTTTTCGAAACGCTCGTGGATCTGAACACGATGGTTCGGCGGCCGATCATCAATACGCGCGACGAACCGCATTCTGATTCGGCGAAGTACCGGCGGCTCCATGTGATCGTCGGAGACGCCAATATGGCCGAGGTATCGACCTATCTGAAGGTCGGGACCCTCTCGATTGTGTTGGAGTTGCTCGAGGCCGGCGCCGACCTTCCTCGAATCAGCCTGGCAGATCCGGTGAATGCCATCAAGCAGGTCTCCCGGGATGTGCAGGTGAAGGAGAGTGTGAAGCTCAGTGACGGGAGCTCATCCACTGCGATCGCCGTGCAGCGAGCGTACCTCAAGGCCGCCCAGAGCTATTATGCCTGCCACGAGCTCAATCAGGTGACGAAGGACGTGCTGGTGCGGTGGGAAGATGTGCTTGATCGCCTGGAACGGGACCCTCGGTCATTGGTGCGGGAGTTGGATTGGGTCGCGAAGCGGTACTTGATCGAATCCTATATGGAACGCAAATCCTGTGGCTGGGACGATCCGCGCGTCCGTCTGATGGATTTCCAATACCATGATGTCCGTCCCGACAAGGGACTGTATTATACCCTGGAACGGAATCATCGAATTGAGCGGGTGGTATTGGATCATGAGATTGCGCGGGCGGAATTCAATCCGCCTGTTGGGACCAGGGCCTATTTCAGGGGCCAGTGCATCAAGAAGTACCCGACTGTCGTCTACGGGGCAAGTTGGACGTCCGTGCTGTTCGATACCGGACAAAACAAGATCAAGAGAATCCCCTTGATGGATCCCCTGCGGGGTACCGAATCGCTCACGGGGGAACTCCTGGCGCAAGCGGAGACGGCGTCCGCGCTGCTCGCTAAACTTTCGACCTGACTGTGACCATTGAATGAAACATTCCTTCTTCTTTTCACATCACGAGGGGTCCAGCTTCTTCGACTTCCTCACCCAGCACCATCCTGAGTTAAGACCCGGTTTGAGTGAGATCGCCATCCAGCGAGCCGCGCTTCCCGTGGATTTCGGCCGACCCGGAACGATCCCGGTGCCGCATGGGACGACGGTTCTCGCGTTGAAATATCGGGATGGGGCCATTATTGCCGGTGATCGACGCGCGACCGAGGGATTTCAGATTGCCGACCGGCGGATTGAAAAGGTCTTTCGCATCGACGACTATTCCGCGATGGCGATCGCCGGGGCTGCGGGGCCGTGCATCGAGATGGCCAAATTGTTTCAGACGGAGCTTGAGCATTACGAGAAGCTCGAAGGCGTGCAGCTGTCCTGTGAGGGGAAGGCCAACAAGCTGGGGCAGATGGTGAAGGCCAACCTCCCGATGGTATTTCAGGGACTCGTCGTCATGCCGCTTTACGTCGGATACGATCTCAAGCGGAACGAAGGGCGCATTTTTAAGTACGACATTACAGGGGGACGCTACGAGGAGTCCGACCACCATTCCATCGGCTCCGGCGGCAAGGATGCCCGCAACACGATGCGTGAACATTACCGATCCGGCCTCCAGGAAGAAGAGGCGCTGCGGGTCGGGCTGTTGGCCCTCTATAATGCGGCGGATGAGGATGTGGGTACCGGTGGGCCTGATTTAGTCCGCGGTATTTATCCGACGGCGAAAATCGTCAGTAGCGCCGGTATCACTGATGTGCCCGAAGATCGGGTGCGTGCCTTGTTCGAAACCATGATCGCAGAGCGAAGGAGATCCTAGCCGATGCCGTTGCCCTACTACGTCTCGCCTGAACAAATGATGCAGGATAAGGCGGAGTATGCCAAAAAAGGCATTGCCAAAGGACGCTCCATCATTGCGCTTGAATATATCGACGGCATCCTGCTCGCAGCGGACAATCCAAGCTCCTCATTGCATAAAGTGTCAGAGGTCTACGACCGGATCGCGTTTGCCGGAGCCGGAAAATATAGCGAGTTCGAGCATCTCCGGAAGGCCGGCATTCGCCATGCCGATCTGACAGGGTACATGTACAGCCGGGAAGATGTGAGCGCGCGGACTTTGTCCAATGCCTATTCGCAGAGTCTGGGGACGGCCTTCAGCACGGACGTCAAGCCGCTGGAAGTCGAAATCCTTGTCGTGCAGGTCGGTGTGAACGGTCAGGCGAATGAGATCTTCCGTATTTCATTCGACGGCAGCATCGTGGATGAAAAAAATCTCGCGGTGATCGGGGGACGGTCGGAAGCCGTTCAGCAATATTTGCGGGAACATGCGACACCGCAGCCACCCACGTTGAAGGATGGGCTCCGGCGTTGCCTTGCCGCCCTGGAGCAGGTCGCCACTCAAAAGATCCCTTCCGAAAATCTTGAAGTCGCCGTGCTGGACCGGAACCGCCTTGGGCGGAAGTTCAAACGGTTGAGCAGTGCCGACATCTCCCAGCTCTTCGCCTGACATCCCCTCCACGCAACTGCGTGCTTATCCGCTTTCCGGTCGGTGAGACGTTTTTCATTGCCGGGCATCTGTTGAAGCCTCACCCGCAGCGGTGTATCCTGAGAGAAGCGGATTCGAGGAAACGTCTCTCCATGCAGCAACGCATCTTCGGTTTAGAAAACGAGTACGGCCTGATTTTCTCTCCGAACGGGAAGATTTATCTTCCGATGGAGAAAGTGCTGGGCTACATCTTCGAAGGTCTCATTCCGAACAGCTGGCCGTCGAATGCATTCCTGGTCAACGGCGCGCGCTTTTATCAGGATACCGGCTGCCATCCGGAGTACTCCACGCCGGAGTGCGACAATATCCTCGATCTCGTCATCCACGATAAAGCGGGCGAGCGCTTGCTGGAAGCCTGTTTGCCGGCGGCTGAAGAGCGCCTGCGCGAAGAGGGGTTGTCCGGAGAAATTTATATTTTCAAGAACAACACCGATTCGCTCGGCAATACCTACGGGTGCCATGAAAATTATCTCATGCGCCGGGACGTGGATTTTTGGAAAGTCACCGAGCAGCTCATTCCGTTTTTTGTGACCCGGCAGATCTATTCCGGCGCCGGTAAGGTCCTGAAAGTCTCAGGTAAACCGCAGTACTTCATCTCGCAGCGCGCCCAGCATATTCACGAAAAG from Nitrospira sp. ND1 includes the following:
- the thiE gene encoding thiamine phosphate synthase, whose protein sequence is MPSVDFRLYLVTDRQQTAGRPLVSVVGRAVSAGVRAVQLRERDLPIRELLSLALDLQRELSDMQLFINDRVDLAVALGCRGAHLRESSLPAPVVRTLLQPSQLLGLSVHSIQDAVAAERHGADFVVLGPIYDTPSKREYGAPLGLQVLEQAARAVNIPIFAIGGMTASRTREVRQAGAFGVAVLSSILSASNVEVATEKFLSAIERGS
- the prcB gene encoding proteasome subunit beta is translated as MKHSFFFSHHEGSSFFDFLTQHHPELRPGLSEIAIQRAALPVDFGRPGTIPVPHGTTVLALKYRDGAIIAGDRRATEGFQIADRRIEKVFRIDDYSAMAIAGAAGPCIEMAKLFQTELEHYEKLEGVQLSCEGKANKLGQMVKANLPMVFQGLVVMPLYVGYDLKRNEGRIFKYDITGGRYEESDHHSIGSGGKDARNTMREHYRSGLQEEEALRVGLLALYNAADEDVGTGGPDLVRGIYPTAKIVSSAGITDVPEDRVRALFETMIAERRRS
- the dop gene encoding depupylase/deamidase Dop, encoding MSDNPTHNPSRVIGTETEFGIASRDPNAADPVANSIHLIGYYPNLPAPHAVWDYENENPLLDARGFEVDGERERPGPDYNRQLNKVLANGGRLYVDGAHPEYSTPECLNAREVVAFERVGERIVAQALEGITKARGRDQFVLYKNNSDGKGNSYGYHENYLVSRAVPFERITQVLTPFFVTRSIYAGSGKVGAENQTSPVDYQISQRADFFETLVDLNTMVRRPIINTRDEPHSDSAKYRRLHVIVGDANMAEVSTYLKVGTLSIVLELLEAGADLPRISLADPVNAIKQVSRDVQVKESVKLSDGSSSTAIAVQRAYLKAAQSYYACHELNQVTKDVLVRWEDVLDRLERDPRSLVRELDWVAKRYLIESYMERKSCGWDDPRVRLMDFQYHDVRPDKGLYYTLERNHRIERVVLDHEIARAEFNPPVGTRAYFRGQCIKKYPTVVYGASWTSVLFDTGQNKIKRIPLMDPLRGTESLTGELLAQAETASALLAKLST
- a CDS encoding thiazole synthase, whose translation is MDTINDRLVIAGREFTSRLWVGTGKYKDFVETKKAIEASGADVVTVAVRRVNITDRSKENLLDYLDPKKYIILPNTAGCYTVEDAVRYARLARAAGVSDLVKLEVLGDEKTLFPDTAGLIEAAKILIKEGFIVLPYTNDDPIVAKKLVDIGCPAVMPLAAPIGSGLGIRNPYNLKIIMETVKVPIIVDAGVGTASDAALAMEYGADAVLMNTAIAGAQDPIAMAEAMKYGVWAGRLAYKAGRIPRKLYATASSPIEGML
- the arc gene encoding proteasome ATPase, which produces MAESKGSSGRLRSFRDSVKRLTKSLSDGDGVVTHKNDEQAREVEKLRIQIQSMEEEIRRLYQSRYQLEQTTKQNEKLVATLQEAKSQIETLRAEVEKLTAPPSTYGIFSSLDTDGTGNVYVSGRKMKVSLHPSIKAKSLRKGQEVILNEALNVIEVRGFDVQGEVVRLKDVLEGNRALVTLHFDEEKVAELGEPLLSERLSVGDHLLYDPRSGCVIEKLPKSEAEELVLEEVPDVDYEHIGGLQKEIEQVRDAVELPFLYPHIFANYKLSAPKGVLLYGPPGCGKTLIAKAVASSIAKKLGHLKDKQLRSYFLHVKGPELLNKYVGESERQVREVFKKAKERADDGHPVIVFFDEMDALFRTRGTGISSDIESTIVPQFLSEIDGVERLTNVIVIGASNRQDLIDPAVLRAGRLDVKVKVGRPDATAARDIFSKYVSTDLPFAEDDLKRHGGDARALVDSLMNMTVDAMYATTDENKFIEVTYANGEKEVLYFKDFASGALIEGIVSRAKKFAVKRAIAQEGTGLRAEDLIRAIREEFKEHEDLPNTTNPDDWAKVAGKKGEKIVHLRTISGGPAEARQIETVNTGHYL
- the prcA gene encoding proteasome subunit alpha: MPLPYYVSPEQMMQDKAEYAKKGIAKGRSIIALEYIDGILLAADNPSSSLHKVSEVYDRIAFAGAGKYSEFEHLRKAGIRHADLTGYMYSREDVSARTLSNAYSQSLGTAFSTDVKPLEVEILVVQVGVNGQANEIFRISFDGSIVDEKNLAVIGGRSEAVQQYLREHATPQPPTLKDGLRRCLAALEQVATQKIPSENLEVAVLDRNRLGRKFKRLSSADISQLFA